The Arthrobacter oryzae DNA window GCCCGGTTTGTCCACCACCATGCGGCCGAAGGGCCACAGGGTGTACGACGCAATCCGGAAGGAGGCGATGCCCCAGGGAATCGTCACGATGAGCAGGCAGCAGATAATACCCGCCAGGAAGTACCCCAGCGCCAGCCAAAGCCCGCCGCAGACCAGCCAAATGATGTTGAGCAATGTCTTCATACGGCCATTCTCCCCCGCGCCCGAGTCATCCGGCGTCGGGGATTGCCCTGATCCCGCCCTGAATTCAGGTCTGCTGCGTCAGCCGATGATCGGCCGCTCTTCAGGCAAATGGTAGAGCCTCGGATGCGCGGACAGTGCCAGCGCCGAGGCGACGGTGATGGTCCCGATCCGGCCGATGAACATCAGGGCCATCAGCACCCACTGTGCGCTGGCCGGCAGGTGGTACGTGATGCCCGTACTCACCCCCACCGTTGCGAACGCGGAAATGGATTCAAAGAGCACCTTTTCGAGGGTGTAGTCGGTGAACATCAGGAGCAGGAGAGTTCCCACGACGACGGTGGCGACGCCCAGCAACGCAACGGAAAGCGCCTGGCGCTGGGCCGAGGAGCTGATGGACCGGTGCGCAATGGTGACCTGCTCGCGGCCGCGGACCTCGTTCCAGATGGCGAAGCCCAAAATGAGGAACGTGGTGATTTTGATTCCGCCTGCAGTCCCTGCACTCCCGCCGCCGATGAACATCAGGATGTTGGTGACCATCAGCGTTTCCGGTGTGGCTGCGCCGTAATCGATGCTATTAAAACCGGCAGTCCTGGGAAACACGCTGCCGGCCAGTGCCCCGAGGAACTTGCCTCCGGTGCTGAGCGGCCCCAGGGTTTCTGGCCTGTTCCATTCGAAGGCCGCGAACAGCACGAACCCGGCCGCCAGAAGCAGCAGCGTGCCGTAGACGGTGAGTCGGACATGGACGGTCCAGTCCTTGATCCGGCGCCCGTCCCGCATCAGGGCAATGATCACAGGGAATCCCAGCCCGCCGGCCACGACAGCTGCGCAGATGGGAACGATGATCCAGGGGTCTTCGGCGAGACCGACGAGGTTGTCGCTGTACAGCGAGAAGCCGGCGTTGTTGAAGGCGGAGACGGCGTGGAAGACACCGTGCCAGAGGGCCGTCGCCGGGTTGGCGTCATAGCCGATCCAGAACCGGAGGGTCAGTACCACCGCCGTGCCGCCCTCCAGTGTGGCCATGATCTTCGCGACCCGCACCAGGACGGAGCGGACATCTCCGAAATTCAGTGTGTGTGTTTCAGACTGGGCCACGAGCTGTCCGCGGAGGCCGAGGTTCTTGCGGACCAGCAGTGCCAGCAGGGTTGCCAGCGTCATGATCCCGAAACCGCCCACCTGGATCAAAGCGAGGATCACGGCCTGGCCGAAGGGCGTCCAGAACGTGGCGGTGTCCACGGTGATCAGTCCGGTCACGCAGACGGCGGACACCGATGTGAACAGGGCCGGCATGACCGTGTCGGACTCCGTGGGGTAATGCGAGGCGGGAAGCAGGAGCAGGCCGGCCCCCAGCAGAATCACGGCAAGGAACGCGGCCGGCACCGACCGGACCGGGTGCAGCAGCAGGCGCCTGATCCGGCTGTCCTTCGGGCGGAGCTTCCCGGGCCGCTGGTTTGCCGGCAGGTTCTTCGGCTTGGCCCTCCCGGGTGCTTTGGCCCGCCCCTTCAGCGGTACGGCCATCGGACATCCTCTCATCGGCGGGCGTGCGAAGCGCTTCCGGCCTCGCGCCCGCAGACCGGGCCCACAGTTCAACGTTTCCCGGAGACTAACACCGCACCATTCCGGCAGAACCCGGTCTTTACGAAATCCTTACGCGGCCCTTTTTCGCGGCTTCACGGCGGCTTCACAGCTTCACGGCCGCGAAGGCGCAAACTGTTGGCAGGGTATCGGCGAAGGGCTAACGTCACAGCAAGGGGCGGTGCCGGAAGGAGGCGCAGGGTGACCATTGTTGACAATGCCGTCTACGTGAACGGCCTCCGGACCGCCGACCCTGAAGGGCTGGAGGAGACGTACTTCCTGCTGCGGCAACGCCAAGGGATGGCCTGGATCGGGCTGTACAGGCCTGACTCGCAGGAACTGCGGTCCGTGGCAGACGAATTCGACCTCAGCCACCTGGCAGTGGAGGACGCCCTGAGCGGGCACCAGCGTGCCAAGCTTGAGCACTACGGCGAAGCCCTGTTCCTGGTGCTGCGCCCGGCGCGCTACCTCGACGACGTCGAAAAGGTCGAGTTCGGTGAGATCCACGTTTTCGTGGGCACCGACTTTGTGGTCACCGTCCGGCATGCCGAATCACCGGACCTTGCCCGCGTCCGCCGGCGGATGGAGTCCCAGCCCGAGTTCCTGGCGCTGGGACCGGACGCAGTGCTGTACGCCATCCTGGACCAGGTGGTGGATGAATACGAGCCGGTGGCTGCCGGGCTGGAAAACGACATCGACGAGATCGAGGATGACCTCTTCGGCGGCGACCCCGACGTGTCACGCAGGATCTATGAACTCTCGCGCCAGGTCATCATGTTCCAGCGCGG harbors:
- a CDS encoding magnesium and cobalt transport protein CorA gives rise to the protein MTIVDNAVYVNGLRTADPEGLEETYFLLRQRQGMAWIGLYRPDSQELRSVADEFDLSHLAVEDALSGHQRAKLEHYGEALFLVLRPARYLDDVEKVEFGEIHVFVGTDFVVTVRHAESPDLARVRRRMESQPEFLALGPDAVLYAILDQVVDEYEPVAAGLENDIDEIEDDLFGGDPDVSRRIYELSRQVIMFQRGTSPLAGILQALLAGTPEHRPGPELQDHLRDVLDHVLRLGERTASFRALLQNALTVNAALVAQRQNDEMRRLTESSFAQSEQVKRISSWAAILFAPTLVGTIYGMNFRTMPELDWVFGYPMALALMLILGVALYATFKHNKWI
- a CDS encoding TrkH family potassium uptake protein — its product is MAVPLKGRAKAPGRAKPKNLPANQRPGKLRPKDSRIRRLLLHPVRSVPAAFLAVILLGAGLLLLPASHYPTESDTVMPALFTSVSAVCVTGLITVDTATFWTPFGQAVILALIQVGGFGIMTLATLLALLVRKNLGLRGQLVAQSETHTLNFGDVRSVLVRVAKIMATLEGGTAVVLTLRFWIGYDANPATALWHGVFHAVSAFNNAGFSLYSDNLVGLAEDPWIIVPICAAVVAGGLGFPVIIALMRDGRRIKDWTVHVRLTVYGTLLLLAAGFVLFAAFEWNRPETLGPLSTGGKFLGALAGSVFPRTAGFNSIDYGAATPETLMVTNILMFIGGGSAGTAGGIKITTFLILGFAIWNEVRGREQVTIAHRSISSSAQRQALSVALLGVATVVVGTLLLLMFTDYTLEKVLFESISAFATVGVSTGITYHLPASAQWVLMALMFIGRIGTITVASALALSAHPRLYHLPEERPIIG